A section of the Amycolatopsis sp. AA4 genome encodes:
- a CDS encoding MBL fold metallo-hydrolase → MSDDISSDRHRFAIGPVGGPTAVIDYGGLRFLTDPTFDPPGDYGAYRKTEGPAVSPAALGRVDAVLLSHDLHWDNFDREGRVFAQSVPLLVTGRQSAERLGGPAIGLGDFEAHRIAEVRVHVVPAQHGPLDGERDDAGNINTEVHGFVLESAGLPTVYVSGDNAGIGPVKAIAAAFPGIDVAVLHAGAARVPSKNAGRALTLTSARAADVAALLDASHVVAVHHEGWSIYSENFADLEREFAEAGIRSRLVPAKPGRWALRHDEKGRLVAP, encoded by the coding sequence ATGAGCGACGACATCAGTTCGGATCGGCACCGTTTCGCGATCGGCCCGGTCGGAGGGCCGACGGCGGTCATCGACTACGGCGGGCTGCGGTTCCTGACCGACCCGACGTTCGATCCGCCCGGCGATTACGGCGCGTACCGGAAGACCGAGGGCCCGGCGGTTTCGCCGGCAGCGCTGGGGAGGGTGGACGCGGTTCTGCTCAGCCACGACCTCCACTGGGACAACTTCGACCGCGAGGGCCGGGTTTTCGCCCAGAGCGTTCCGCTGCTCGTCACCGGCAGGCAGAGCGCCGAGCGCCTCGGGGGTCCGGCGATCGGGCTCGGCGATTTCGAGGCGCACCGGATCGCGGAGGTCCGCGTGCACGTGGTTCCGGCGCAGCACGGACCCCTCGACGGGGAGCGCGACGACGCCGGCAACATCAACACCGAAGTCCACGGTTTCGTCCTGGAATCCGCCGGACTGCCCACGGTGTACGTCAGCGGCGACAACGCGGGCATCGGGCCGGTCAAGGCGATCGCGGCCGCGTTTCCCGGCATTGACGTCGCGGTTCTGCACGCCGGGGCCGCGAGGGTGCCGAGCAAGAACGCCGGGCGGGCGCTGACTCTCACCTCGGCGCGAGCCGCTGACGTGGCTGCCTTGCTCGATGCCAGCCACGTCGTCGCGGTCCATCACGAGGGCTGGTCCATCTACAGCGAGAATTTCGCCGACCTGGAACGAGAATTCGCCGAAGCCGGGATCCGGTCTCGCCTCGTTCCGGCCAAACCTGGCCGGTGGGCGCTCCGGCACGACGAAAAGGGGCGGCTGGTCGCGCCCTGA
- a CDS encoding AMP-binding protein, whose protein sequence is MDLETYLDDVRARQARVRPANTPDHVVLPLGELSLPGHADHWARERPDQPAIVYEGRTLAYRELAGLVARVAGWLTDAGVRPGGRVAVDLPNCPQFTVAMLAILRLGAVHVPVNPMFQQAELVYELADSGATVLVAADTVLPVVQAALPETQVRCVLVTALGELSAAGGSPVLPAGFAATAWAEAAAHPPAPEHPADLDALAALNYTGGTTGLPKGCQHTQRHMLYTAATAAAATGHTVETGYVPLCYLPVFWIAGEDLGILNPIVLGGTSVLMTRWDAEAALTAIERHGVTSMVGTVENYLELLERPDLAERDLSSLRMPMAVSFVRKLTQDVRAAWREAVGAHSVLCEAAYGMTETHTFDATPYGMAEDDQDLLAEPVFCGVPMPGTDIAVVRFGTLDPLPLGEAGEIVVRSPSVMTGYWNRPDATAAQLTGGWLHTGDNGRLDENGCLHYLGRDKDLIKVKGMSVFPAEVELLLARHPAVRTAAVVPAAHPESGQVPVAFVSLSPDASLTASDLRAWAKTAMAPYKVPLVEVVGEFPMTATGKIRKTELSDRAQRVADEH, encoded by the coding sequence ATGGACCTCGAGACCTACCTCGACGACGTCCGCGCACGCCAGGCCCGGGTGCGCCCGGCGAACACGCCGGACCACGTCGTGCTCCCGCTCGGCGAACTGAGCCTTCCCGGACACGCCGACCACTGGGCGCGGGAACGGCCCGACCAGCCCGCGATCGTCTACGAAGGCCGGACGCTCGCCTATCGCGAACTGGCCGGCCTGGTCGCCCGGGTCGCCGGATGGCTGACGGACGCCGGGGTGCGGCCGGGGGGCCGGGTCGCGGTGGACCTGCCGAACTGCCCGCAGTTCACCGTCGCGATGCTGGCGATCCTGCGGCTTGGCGCGGTGCACGTGCCGGTGAACCCGATGTTCCAGCAAGCAGAACTCGTCTACGAACTCGCCGACAGCGGCGCGACGGTCCTGGTCGCGGCCGACACCGTGCTGCCGGTCGTGCAGGCCGCGCTGCCGGAGACTCAGGTGCGGTGCGTGCTCGTGACGGCGCTGGGGGAGTTGTCGGCGGCAGGCGGTTCCCCGGTGCTGCCCGCCGGTTTCGCCGCCACCGCCTGGGCGGAAGCGGCGGCGCATCCGCCCGCGCCGGAGCACCCGGCCGACTTGGACGCGTTGGCAGCCTTGAACTACACCGGCGGGACGACCGGCTTGCCGAAGGGTTGCCAGCACACGCAGCGGCACATGCTCTACACCGCCGCGACGGCCGCGGCGGCGACCGGGCACACCGTCGAAACCGGGTACGTCCCGTTGTGCTATCTGCCGGTTTTCTGGATCGCCGGCGAGGATCTGGGCATCCTGAACCCGATCGTGCTCGGCGGCACGTCGGTGCTGATGACCCGGTGGGACGCCGAAGCCGCGCTGACGGCGATCGAACGGCACGGCGTGACGTCGATGGTCGGCACGGTGGAGAACTACCTCGAACTGCTGGAACGCCCCGACCTCGCGGAACGGGACCTGTCCAGCCTCCGGATGCCGATGGCGGTTTCGTTCGTGCGCAAGCTGACCCAGGACGTGCGCGCGGCGTGGCGCGAGGCCGTCGGTGCGCATTCGGTGCTCTGCGAAGCGGCGTACGGGATGACCGAGACGCACACCTTCGACGCGACGCCGTACGGCATGGCAGAAGACGACCAAGATCTGCTGGCGGAACCAGTGTTCTGCGGTGTCCCGATGCCCGGCACGGACATCGCCGTGGTCCGCTTCGGCACCCTCGACCCGCTTCCGCTCGGCGAAGCGGGCGAGATCGTGGTGCGCAGCCCGTCGGTGATGACCGGCTACTGGAACCGTCCCGACGCGACGGCCGCGCAACTGACCGGCGGCTGGCTGCACACCGGCGACAACGGCCGCCTCGACGAGAACGGCTGCCTGCACTATCTGGGGCGGGACAAGGATTTGATCAAGGTGAAGGGAATGAGCGTGTTCCCGGCCGAGGTGGAACTCCTGCTGGCGCGGCACCCCGCGGTCCGGACGGCCGCGGTCGTGCCCGCCGCGCATCCGGAGTCGGGACAGGTGCCGGTGGCCTTCGTGAGTCTCTCCCCGGACGCTTCGCTGACCGCGTCGGACCTGCGTGCGTGGGCGAAAACCGCGATGGCGCCGTACAAAGTGCCGCTGGTGGAGGTGGTCGGCGAGTTCCCGATGACCGCGACGGGCAAGATCCGCAAGACCGAGTTGTCCGACCGGGCCCAACGCGTGGCCGACGAACACTGA
- a CDS encoding carboxyl transferase domain-containing protein, protein MPSVLIANRGEIALRVLRAARALGWRAVAVKAAEEADGPVHRLADEVVVLAGDRPYLDADQLVSAAERTGCELLHPGYGFLSESAELAERCAARGIRFAGPDATVLRTFGDKADARRLAEKLDVPVLRSTSDVAEAGAFLASLGAGRGVMVKAVAGGGGRGIRRVVDPAELPGAIDRCRSEALRAFGDDTVFVEELVPRARHLEVQIVGDGTGAVSHVWDRECSLQRRHQKVVEVAPARTVPDECRARLREAATRMTAAVSYRGLCTVEFLVDADDPARFAFLEANPRVQVEHTVTEAVTGLDLVVAQLRIAAGATLAELGLAQEEIPPARGTAVQCRVNLEELRRDGTAHATAGRIEVLDLPGGPGVRVDTAAQTGAVATTTYDSLLAKIVTHVPSADLPAAIDAARSALAEVRVDGPGTNVEFLRKLLSRDEVRQGAATTSFVDEHLAELVPEHRPEAAAGDGIAADFAGSVVSVAEPGARVAAGDPVVVLEAMKMEHVLAAPFAGVVRSVHIGVGDLARPGQPLVELTADADQHDASTGPAEPDPAHIRPDLEEVLERHRIGLDEARPEAVAKRRRTGHRTARENIADLCDDGSFMEYGALVIAAQRQRRTEADLIAATPADGLVAGIGTVNAEHAADARCVVLSYDYTVLAGTQGFMNHEKTDRMLDLAARQRLPLVLFAEGGGGRPGDTDVVTAGGLDLDTFAAMGRLNGLVPTVGIASGRCFAGNAALLGVCDVVIATEDANVGMGGPAMIEGGGLGVYRPEEIGPVSVQEPNGVLDLVAADEAEAVELARRYLSYFQGDRREWTVADQRRLRHVVPENRVRVYDVRRAIELLADEDSVLELRRGFGAGVVTALVRIEGRPMGLLANNPRHLGGAIDADAADKAARFLQLCDAHGLPVVSLVDTPGFMVGPDAERTATVRRFGRMFVEGAHLDVPMIGVVLRKAYGLGAMAMAGGGFRVPEAMVAWPTGEVGGMGLEGAVRLGYRRELDAISDHAEKQREFDRLLAESYRRGKALAAATVFEMDDVIDPADTRAWITRTLPRERTAGPRKRIDTW, encoded by the coding sequence TTGCCTTCCGTCCTCATCGCCAACCGCGGCGAGATCGCCCTCCGCGTCCTGCGCGCCGCCCGCGCTCTCGGCTGGCGCGCGGTGGCCGTCAAAGCCGCCGAGGAAGCCGACGGCCCGGTGCACCGGCTGGCCGACGAGGTCGTGGTGCTCGCCGGGGACCGGCCGTACCTCGACGCGGACCAGCTCGTCTCCGCCGCCGAACGCACCGGATGCGAACTGCTGCACCCGGGCTACGGCTTCCTGTCCGAAAGCGCCGAGCTGGCCGAGCGGTGCGCGGCGCGCGGGATCCGGTTCGCCGGGCCGGACGCGACGGTGCTGCGGACGTTCGGGGACAAGGCCGACGCGCGGCGGCTGGCGGAAAAGCTCGACGTGCCGGTGCTCCGCTCGACCTCGGACGTCGCCGAGGCGGGCGCGTTCCTCGCGAGCCTCGGCGCGGGGCGCGGGGTGATGGTCAAGGCCGTCGCGGGCGGCGGCGGACGCGGGATCCGGCGGGTCGTCGACCCGGCCGAACTGCCGGGGGCGATCGACCGATGCCGGTCGGAGGCGTTGCGGGCGTTCGGCGACGACACCGTGTTCGTGGAGGAGCTGGTGCCGCGGGCGCGGCACCTCGAGGTGCAGATCGTCGGCGACGGCACCGGGGCGGTCAGCCACGTCTGGGACCGGGAGTGCAGCCTGCAGCGACGCCACCAGAAGGTGGTCGAGGTCGCGCCTGCCCGCACCGTGCCCGACGAATGCCGGGCTCGCCTGCGCGAAGCGGCGACGAGGATGACAGCCGCGGTGTCCTATCGCGGACTGTGCACCGTCGAATTCCTGGTCGACGCGGACGATCCCGCGCGGTTCGCGTTTCTGGAGGCGAACCCGCGGGTCCAGGTCGAGCACACCGTCACCGAGGCGGTCACGGGGCTGGACCTGGTCGTCGCCCAGCTGCGGATCGCGGCGGGCGCGACGCTCGCCGAACTCGGGCTCGCGCAGGAGGAAATCCCGCCCGCGCGCGGCACGGCCGTGCAGTGCCGGGTCAACCTGGAGGAGCTGCGGCGGGACGGCACTGCGCACGCCACAGCCGGGCGGATCGAGGTGCTGGATCTGCCTGGTGGGCCGGGCGTGCGGGTCGACACCGCCGCGCAAACCGGGGCGGTCGCGACCACGACGTACGACTCGCTGCTGGCGAAGATCGTCACGCACGTTCCGTCGGCGGACCTGCCGGCGGCGATCGACGCTGCCCGCTCGGCGCTGGCGGAGGTGCGGGTCGACGGACCGGGCACGAACGTCGAGTTCCTCCGGAAGCTGTTGTCCCGCGACGAAGTCCGCCAGGGAGCGGCGACCACGTCCTTTGTGGACGAACACCTCGCCGAGCTGGTGCCCGAACACCGTCCGGAGGCCGCGGCGGGTGACGGGATCGCGGCCGACTTCGCCGGTTCGGTGGTGTCCGTGGCCGAGCCGGGCGCTCGCGTCGCGGCCGGTGATCCGGTCGTGGTGCTCGAAGCGATGAAGATGGAACACGTGCTGGCGGCACCGTTCGCGGGCGTGGTGCGGTCTGTCCACATCGGAGTCGGGGATCTCGCCCGTCCCGGGCAGCCGCTCGTGGAACTGACCGCGGACGCCGACCAGCACGACGCGAGCACCGGGCCAGCCGAACCGGACCCGGCGCACATTCGGCCGGATCTCGAAGAAGTGCTGGAGCGGCATCGGATCGGTCTCGACGAGGCACGGCCGGAAGCAGTGGCGAAGCGCCGCCGCACCGGCCATCGCACCGCGCGGGAGAACATCGCGGATCTGTGCGACGACGGCAGTTTCATGGAGTACGGCGCGCTCGTGATCGCCGCGCAACGCCAGCGCCGCACCGAAGCGGACCTGATCGCCGCGACTCCGGCTGACGGTCTGGTCGCGGGAATCGGCACGGTCAACGCCGAGCACGCCGCCGACGCGCGCTGCGTCGTGCTCTCCTACGACTACACCGTGCTCGCCGGCACCCAGGGGTTCATGAACCACGAGAAGACCGACCGGATGCTGGATCTCGCGGCGCGGCAACGGCTTCCGCTCGTCCTGTTCGCCGAGGGCGGCGGCGGACGGCCGGGGGACACCGACGTGGTGACCGCGGGCGGCCTCGACCTCGACACGTTCGCCGCCATGGGCCGGCTCAACGGGCTCGTGCCGACCGTCGGCATCGCGTCCGGCCGCTGCTTCGCCGGGAACGCGGCGCTGCTGGGGGTGTGCGACGTGGTGATCGCGACGGAGGACGCGAACGTCGGCATGGGCGGACCGGCGATGATCGAGGGCGGCGGGCTCGGCGTGTACCGGCCGGAGGAGATCGGCCCGGTTTCGGTGCAGGAACCCAACGGCGTGCTCGACCTGGTCGCCGCGGACGAGGCCGAGGCCGTGGAGCTGGCGCGGCGGTACCTGTCGTACTTCCAGGGCGACCGTCGCGAATGGACGGTCGCGGACCAGCGCCGGCTGCGGCACGTGGTCCCGGAAAACCGGGTCCGGGTCTACGACGTGCGGCGCGCGATCGAGCTGCTGGCCGACGAGGATTCGGTGCTGGAGCTGCGCCGCGGCTTCGGGGCGGGCGTCGTCACGGCGCTGGTGCGCATCGAGGGCAGGCCGATGGGCTTGCTGGCCAACAACCCGCGGCACCTCGGCGGCGCGATCGACGCCGACGCCGCGGACAAGGCCGCCCGGTTCCTGCAGCTGTGCGACGCGCACGGGCTCCCGGTCGTCTCGCTGGTGGACACGCCGGGGTTCATGGTCGGCCCGGACGCCGAGCGGACCGCGACGGTGCGCCGGTTCGGCCGGATGTTCGTCGAGGGCGCGCATCTGGACGTGCCGATGATCGGAGTGGTGCTGCGCAAGGCGTACGGGCTGGGCGCGATGGCCATGGCGGGCGGCGGGTTCCGGGTTCCGGAAGCGATGGTCGCGTGGCCGACCGGCGAGGTCGGCGGGATGGGCCTGGAAGGCGCGGTGCGGCTGGGCTACCGCCGCGAACTCGACGCGATCTCCGACCACGCCGAGAAACAGCGCGAGTTCGACCGGCTGCTGGCCGAGAGCTACCGGCGCGGCAAAGCGCTGGCCGCGGCGACAGTGTTCGAAATGGACGACGTGATCGACCCGGCCGACACCCGCGCGTGGATCACCCGGACCCTGCCGCGCGAGCGGACGGCCGGTCCCCGCAAGCGCATCGACACCTGGTGA
- a CDS encoding TetR/AcrR family transcriptional regulator: MASGTWAVREKLDRADSATRHVLLAAARRVFETKGFALTTVADITREAGVGRATFYVYFAAKEEVFAVLARQVRDQLVQAQELTGLDPDDPWAVAAATTTAYLDAYAENLSFLTVLDHQAIADPAMAELREEIHELPTKRGARYIRRLAERGLADPAADPETVSLGGGGLVAVLAPVLARHPERRDQLLADLTRMYLRLLGLPPEKPAGPR; the protein is encoded by the coding sequence ATGGCATCCGGAACCTGGGCCGTGCGCGAGAAGCTCGACCGCGCCGACAGCGCGACCCGGCACGTGCTGCTCGCCGCCGCGCGGCGCGTCTTCGAAACCAAGGGCTTCGCGCTGACCACCGTCGCGGACATCACCCGCGAGGCGGGCGTCGGGCGCGCCACGTTCTACGTGTACTTCGCCGCCAAGGAGGAGGTCTTCGCGGTGCTGGCGCGCCAGGTGCGCGACCAGCTGGTGCAGGCGCAGGAGCTGACCGGGCTCGACCCGGACGACCCGTGGGCGGTGGCCGCGGCGACCACCACCGCGTACCTCGACGCGTACGCGGAAAACCTGTCCTTCCTGACCGTCCTCGACCACCAGGCGATCGCGGACCCGGCGATGGCGGAACTGCGCGAGGAGATCCACGAGCTGCCCACGAAACGGGGCGCCCGCTACATCCGGCGGCTCGCCGAGCGGGGGCTGGCCGACCCGGCCGCCGATCCGGAAACGGTCTCGCTCGGCGGCGGCGGCCTCGTCGCGGTCCTCGCCCCCGTGCTGGCCCGGCACCCCGAACGCCGGGACCAGCTCCTCGCCGATCTCACCCGGATGTACCTGCGGCTGCTCGGGCTGCCGCCGGAGAAACCCGCCGGACCGCGCTGA
- the ggt gene encoding gamma-glutamyltransferase has product MPVKRFFTATMATGLAAVCALGAAPAASAKPAPPPTPVAEGSGGAVVSDTVESTQAGIDVLRHGGTAADAAVAVAATLGVTDPYVAGLGGGGYFVYYDARTKTVSTIDGRETTPAGDSSSMFLDPATGKPYAFETAVESGRSVGVPGMLATWQRALQRWGKFSLADNLKPAEKVAQHGFVVTPEFERQTQSVAAKLAHFSPSAELFLPGGAAPKAGSVLRNPDLATTYRQIEREGIGAFYGGSVGRDLVRTVQNPPAAPGTASPLTGPMQLSDLRAYRALDGTPTHINYRGYDVYGMAPSSSGGITVGESLNILGNFPLSTMDQTQALHHYLEASRLAFADRNRYIGDARYVNVPQQQLLSKRFAASRACLIDPNKAGSSPVAPGDPYAPGPGCATAPAASSDSNEQHTNHFVVTDKQGNIVSYTNTIEQLAGSGITVPGRGFLLNNELTDFNFAPTQGSAPDPNLPAPGKRPRSSMSPTIVLHDGKPFLAVGSPGGATIITTVLQILVNRLDLGMTLPDAIAAPRASQRNAATTDAEPAFLALPVVQGLEALGQKFKNAGAIGVAAGIEFLPHGQLLAAGEPTRRGGTSAAVVDRKH; this is encoded by the coding sequence ATGCCTGTGAAGCGCTTCTTCACCGCCACGATGGCCACCGGGCTCGCCGCCGTCTGCGCACTGGGCGCGGCGCCCGCGGCCTCGGCGAAACCGGCCCCGCCGCCGACTCCGGTAGCGGAGGGCTCCGGAGGCGCGGTCGTCTCCGACACCGTCGAATCCACCCAGGCCGGGATCGACGTGCTGCGCCACGGCGGCACCGCAGCCGACGCCGCGGTCGCCGTCGCCGCGACGCTCGGCGTGACCGACCCGTACGTCGCCGGGCTCGGCGGCGGCGGGTATTTCGTCTACTACGACGCCCGCACCAAGACCGTGTCCACTATCGACGGGCGCGAGACCACCCCGGCGGGCGACTCGTCGTCGATGTTCCTCGACCCGGCCACCGGCAAGCCGTACGCGTTCGAGACCGCCGTCGAGAGCGGCCGTTCCGTCGGCGTGCCGGGGATGCTCGCCACCTGGCAGCGCGCCCTGCAGCGGTGGGGCAAGTTCAGCCTCGCGGACAACCTGAAGCCCGCGGAGAAGGTCGCGCAGCACGGGTTCGTCGTCACGCCGGAGTTCGAGCGGCAGACGCAGTCCGTCGCGGCGAAGCTGGCCCACTTCTCCCCCAGCGCCGAGCTGTTCCTGCCCGGCGGAGCCGCCCCGAAGGCCGGTTCCGTGCTGCGCAACCCCGATCTCGCCACGACCTACCGGCAGATCGAACGCGAGGGCATCGGCGCGTTCTACGGCGGCTCGGTCGGCCGGGACCTCGTGCGGACGGTGCAGAACCCGCCTGCCGCGCCCGGCACCGCGAGCCCGCTGACCGGCCCGATGCAGCTGTCCGACCTGCGCGCGTACCGGGCGCTCGACGGCACGCCGACGCACATCAACTACCGCGGCTACGACGTCTACGGCATGGCCCCGTCCTCCAGCGGCGGCATCACCGTCGGCGAATCCCTGAACATCCTGGGCAACTTCCCGCTGTCCACGATGGACCAGACGCAGGCGCTGCACCACTACCTGGAGGCGAGCCGGCTCGCGTTCGCCGACCGCAACCGCTACATCGGCGACGCGCGCTATGTGAACGTGCCGCAGCAACAGCTGCTCTCCAAGCGTTTCGCGGCGTCTCGCGCGTGCCTGATCGATCCGAACAAAGCCGGGTCGAGCCCCGTCGCCCCGGGCGATCCGTACGCCCCCGGCCCGGGCTGCGCGACCGCTCCGGCGGCGTCGTCGGACAGCAACGAGCAGCACACGAACCACTTCGTCGTGACCGACAAGCAGGGCAACATCGTGTCCTACACCAACACGATCGAACAGCTGGCCGGCAGCGGCATCACCGTGCCCGGACGCGGCTTCCTGCTGAACAACGAGCTGACCGACTTCAACTTCGCCCCGACGCAGGGTTCGGCGCCCGACCCGAACCTGCCCGCGCCGGGCAAGCGGCCGCGGTCGAGCATGTCGCCGACGATCGTCCTGCACGACGGCAAGCCGTTCCTCGCGGTCGGTTCGCCCGGCGGCGCGACGATCATCACGACCGTCCTGCAGATCCTGGTCAACCGGCTCGACCTCGGCATGACCCTGCCGGACGCGATCGCCGCCCCGCGCGCCTCCCAGCGGAACGCCGCGACCACCGACGCCGAACCGGCCTTCCTCGCCCTGCCCGTCGTGCAGGGGCTCGAAGCGCTGGGGCAGAAGTTCAAGAACGCGGGCGCCATCGGCGTGGCGGCGGGGATCGAATTCCTGCCGCACGGACAACTGCTGGCCGCCGGGGAACCGACCCGGCGCGGCGGCACTTCCGCGGCCGTGGTGGACCGGAAGCACTGA
- a CDS encoding SGNH/GDSL hydrolase family protein: MTIRYVALGDSQTEGIGDGDEATGYRGWADRFAEHLAAAGEPVEYANLAVRGRLAGQVRAEQLAPALALRPTLATVVAGMNDVLRPGYDADAVEAHLTAMFAALTAAGAEVVTLAFPDLGRIAPIAAPLRPRVADLNRRIRSAAARYGVTVVDCDRHEVASDPRLWCADRLHANPIGHARIAAAVAHRLGLPGSDDSWSAPLPPAVRKPAWRKVGAELRWLAEFLGPWLVRRLLGRSSGDGRSAKRPVLLPV, encoded by the coding sequence GTGACGATCCGTTACGTGGCCTTGGGCGACAGCCAGACCGAGGGCATCGGGGACGGCGACGAGGCCACTGGCTACCGCGGCTGGGCGGACCGGTTCGCCGAGCATCTCGCCGCGGCCGGCGAGCCGGTGGAGTACGCCAACCTCGCCGTCCGCGGACGCCTCGCCGGTCAGGTGCGTGCCGAACAGCTCGCCCCGGCGCTGGCTCTGCGTCCGACACTGGCCACCGTGGTCGCCGGAATGAACGACGTGCTCCGCCCCGGCTACGACGCCGACGCCGTGGAAGCGCACCTGACGGCCATGTTCGCCGCACTCACCGCTGCCGGTGCCGAGGTAGTCACCCTTGCCTTCCCCGACCTCGGGCGAATCGCCCCGATCGCGGCCCCGTTGCGCCCGCGAGTCGCCGACCTCAACCGCCGAATCCGTTCCGCGGCCGCCCGATACGGGGTCACGGTCGTGGACTGCGACCGGCACGAAGTCGCCAGCGACCCGCGTCTCTGGTGCGCGGATCGCTTGCACGCCAACCCGATCGGACACGCCCGCATCGCGGCGGCCGTCGCGCACCGCCTCGGCCTCCCCGGCAGCGACGACAGCTGGAGCGCTCCGCTGCCGCCTGCCGTCCGCAAACCGGCGTGGCGCAAGGTCGGCGCGGAACTCCGTTGGCTAGCGGAGTTTCTCGGCCCTTGGCTGGTCCGACGGTTGCTCGGCAGGTCTTCCGGGGACGGCCGCAGCGCGAAACGTCCAGTGCTGCTTCCCGTGTGA
- a CDS encoding nuclear transport factor 2 family protein, whose translation MHPFRKAVESGDHTAVEALLADDVTFTSPVAYRPYPGKPITSAILRAVSQVFADFRYVREISSADGHDHALVFTAKVGDKEINGCDFLHTDENGLIDDFVVMVRPLSAATALSEAMAARFEQIKQEAGA comes from the coding sequence GTGCACCCGTTCCGGAAGGCCGTCGAGAGCGGCGACCACACCGCCGTCGAAGCGCTGCTCGCCGACGACGTGACGTTCACCAGCCCGGTCGCGTACCGGCCGTACCCCGGCAAGCCGATCACCTCGGCCATCCTGCGCGCCGTGAGCCAGGTTTTCGCCGATTTCCGCTACGTCCGGGAGATCTCCAGCGCCGACGGGCACGACCACGCCCTGGTCTTCACCGCGAAGGTGGGGGACAAGGAGATCAACGGCTGCGATTTCCTGCACACCGACGAAAACGGGCTGATCGACGATTTCGTGGTCATGGTGCGCCCGCTCTCCGCGGCGACGGCGCTCAGCGAAGCGATGGCCGCCCGGTTCGAGCAGATCAAACAGGAGGCCGGTGCGTGA
- a CDS encoding PadR family transcriptional regulator — protein sequence MSLKFAILASLLEGEFSGYDLAKSFDASVANFWQTTPQQLYRELERLSAEGMIAARVVEQERRPNKRVFRLTADGRRALHEFTATPVQPTTIRDDLLVKVQGSDAGDAEAVLAAVEERMEWSRAKLARFERLRERMLDGRSESDYLRENDRVGPYLTLLRGISFEKENLQWGEHAARILRQRAESGVSRPA from the coding sequence GTGTCCTTGAAGTTCGCGATCCTCGCCTCCCTGCTGGAGGGCGAGTTCTCCGGGTACGACCTGGCCAAGTCGTTCGACGCGTCGGTCGCCAACTTCTGGCAGACGACCCCGCAGCAGCTCTACCGCGAACTCGAACGGCTCTCGGCCGAGGGCATGATCGCGGCGCGCGTCGTCGAGCAGGAACGCCGGCCCAACAAGCGGGTGTTCCGCCTCACCGCCGACGGGCGGCGCGCCCTGCACGAGTTCACCGCGACGCCGGTCCAGCCCACCACGATCCGGGACGACCTCCTGGTCAAGGTGCAGGGAAGCGACGCGGGCGACGCCGAAGCGGTGCTCGCCGCCGTCGAGGAACGCATGGAGTGGAGCCGCGCCAAACTCGCCCGGTTCGAGCGGCTGCGCGAGCGCATGCTGGACGGCCGGTCGGAAAGCGACTACCTGCGCGAGAACGACCGCGTCGGGCCTTATCTGACGTTGCTGCGCGGAATCTCCTTCGAAAAGGAGAACTTGCAGTGGGGCGAGCACGCCGCGCGGATCCTGCGGCAGCGCGCCGAATCGGGCGTTTCCCGGCCCGCCTAG
- a CDS encoding NAD(P)-dependent oxidoreductase, with amino-acid sequence MGLLHPGRMGSAIAAQLIAGGHRVLWCPAGRSAGTARRAAETGLTAAETIPQLLERSAVVFSICPPAAAEEVAGCLGDYRGVYVEANAISPHRTAAIADRVRATVVDGSIIGPPPDERSTARVYLSGPDEAVELVRGLLAGSRAEPVPLGGRIGAASAVKMAYGSFQKASRALAAVSHAIADDYGVGEHLRKEANAFGGNALADTAGLPSAAARAWRWAPEMLEVAETARALGLPDALATGAAEVMSRWADDKDDFDLDLPATLRHLHRE; translated from the coding sequence GTGGGACTGTTGCATCCGGGCCGGATGGGTTCGGCGATCGCGGCGCAACTGATCGCGGGCGGGCATCGGGTGTTGTGGTGCCCGGCCGGGCGGTCGGCGGGAACCGCGCGACGAGCCGCGGAGACCGGGCTGACCGCGGCGGAGACGATTCCCCAGCTCCTCGAGCGGAGCGCGGTCGTGTTCTCGATCTGCCCGCCCGCCGCGGCCGAGGAGGTCGCCGGATGTCTCGGGGACTACCGCGGGGTCTACGTCGAGGCGAACGCCATCAGTCCACATCGGACAGCCGCGATCGCCGACCGGGTCCGCGCGACCGTGGTGGACGGATCGATCATCGGTCCTCCCCCGGACGAGCGCTCGACCGCCCGCGTCTACCTTTCCGGCCCGGACGAAGCCGTCGAACTGGTGCGGGGACTGCTGGCCGGCAGCAGGGCGGAACCGGTGCCGCTGGGCGGACGGATCGGCGCGGCGAGCGCGGTGAAGATGGCCTACGGGTCGTTCCAGAAGGCCTCGCGTGCGCTGGCCGCGGTCAGCCACGCGATCGCCGACGACTACGGTGTCGGCGAGCACCTCCGCAAGGAAGCGAACGCCTTCGGCGGCAACGCGCTGGCAGACACCGCCGGACTGCCGTCCGCGGCTGCGCGCGCCTGGCGATGGGCACCCGAAATGCTGGAGGTCGCCGAAACCGCCCGGGCGCTCGGTCTCCCGGACGCCCTCGCCACCGGCGCGGCCGAGGTGATGTCGCGCTGGGCGGACGACAAGGACGACTTCGACCTCGACCTTCCGGCCACGCTGCGCCACCTGCACCGCGAGTGA